One window from the genome of Desulfuribacillus alkaliarsenatis encodes:
- the cbiE gene encoding precorrin-6y C5,15-methyltransferase (decarboxylating) subunit CbiE — translation MMEKQQSTSQRKIKVVGTGPGAVEYITPIAKQAIEQADVVVGAKRLLEAFAVPGQQQLIVDKELLNVVTQMKNLQKLNNITVLVSGDTGIFSFANYLTKHFQAKELVFIPGISSVQVMFARLQRPWVEAQIISMHGRTEAGLVDIIQGAKVTAMVTGTPWTPQTIAKKLLDSLAMEIVACDWRVAIGKDLTYAHEQIINTTIGTLVDDKNDYSNSVMVIWNDSQ, via the coding sequence ATGATGGAAAAACAACAATCTACATCGCAGAGAAAAATTAAGGTAGTCGGCACAGGGCCAGGTGCTGTGGAGTATATAACACCAATAGCGAAACAGGCAATTGAACAGGCCGATGTCGTAGTGGGCGCGAAGCGATTACTAGAAGCATTTGCAGTCCCAGGGCAGCAACAGCTTATAGTTGACAAAGAATTATTGAATGTAGTGACCCAGATGAAAAACCTGCAGAAGCTGAACAATATTACCGTATTGGTATCTGGAGATACAGGGATTTTCAGCTTTGCTAACTATCTTACAAAACATTTTCAAGCAAAAGAACTTGTTTTCATTCCTGGTATTAGCTCTGTGCAAGTGATGTTTGCAAGGCTACAAAGGCCGTGGGTAGAGGCGCAAATTATCAGTATGCATGGACGAACGGAAGCGGGCTTAGTTGACATTATACAGGGGGCAAAGGTTACGGCTATGGTTACAGGGACTCCCTGGACACCTCAAACTATTGCCAAAAAATTGCTAGATTCGCTGGCGATGGAAATAGTAGCGTGCGATTGGCGAGTAGCAATCGGCAAAGATTTAACTTATGCCCATGAACAAATTATAAATACGACGATTGGGACACTAGTCGATGATAAGAACGACTATAGTAATAGTGTGATGGTGATATGGAATGACTCTCAATAA